The following coding sequences lie in one Arabidopsis thaliana chromosome 3, partial sequence genomic window:
- the CYP71A21 gene encoding cytochrome P450, family 71, subfamily A, polypeptide 21 (''cytochrome P450, family 71, subfamily A, polypeptide 21'' (CYP71A21); FUNCTIONS IN: electron carrier activity, monooxygenase activity, iron ion binding, oxygen binding, heme binding; INVOLVED IN: oxidation reduction; CONTAINS InterPro DOMAIN/s: Cytochrome P450 (InterPro:IPR001128), Cytochrome P450, conserved site (InterPro:IPR017972), Cytochrome P450, E-class, group I (InterPro:IPR002401); BEST Arabidopsis thaliana protein match is: cytochrome P450, family 71, subfamily A, polypeptide 22 (TAIR:AT3G48310.1); Has 32159 Blast hits to 31925 proteins in 1622 species: Archae - 46; Bacteria - 2978; Metazoa - 11709; Fungi - 6921; Plants - 9489; Viruses - 3; Other Eukaryotes - 1013 (source: NCBI BLink).) yields MESMTMIILQSLIIFITILFFKKQKRGKKSNTPRSPPRLPLIGNLHQLGHHPHRSLCSLSHRYGPLMLLHLGRVPVLVVSSADVARDILKTHDRVFASRPRSKLFEKLFYDGRDVAFAPYGEYWRQIKSVCVLRLLSNKMVTSFRNVRQEEISLMMEKIQKSSSLQVNVSELLGSLTNDVISRIALGRKYSGETDSKELMKRLMMLMGEFSVGTYVPWLGWIDWISGLDGQLNKTGNDLDEFLEKVVQDHVDGDGQRTDFVDVLLRIQREKSIGFEIDRLCIKAIVLDVLVAGTDSSYALMDWAMTELLRHPECLRTLQEEVRTICKGNLSVSEEDIQNMSYLKAVIKETTRLHPPLPLLAPHESIQDVILGDYHIPAGTQVMINAWAIGREAATWGPDAEKFRPERHLDSSVDFRGHNFELVPFGAGRRICPAISFAVVLIEVALANFVHRYDWKLPEDSKENQTNVAESTGMVIHRLFPLYAIASSTT; encoded by the exons ATGGAATCCATGACAATGATAATTCTGCAAAGCTTAATAATCTTTATTACCATcctctttttcaaaaaacagaaaagaggGAAGAAAAGCAACACACCTCGGTCACCACCGAGACTTCCATTGATCGGAAACCTTCATCAACTCGGCCACCACCCTCACCGATCACTATGCTCTCTCAGCCACAGATACGGCCCTCTCATGCTCCTCCATTTAGGCCGTGTCCCAGTTCTTGTAGTCTCTTCCGCCGACGTGGCTAGAGATATTTTGAAGACGCATGATCGCGTTTTTGCTAGCCGTCCACGGTCAAAACTCTTCGAGAAGCTATTTTATGACGGGCGTGATGTGGCCTTCGCTCCTTATGGAGAGTATTGGAGGCAAATAAAGAGTGTGTGCGTCCTCCGGCTCCTCAGCAACAAAATGGTCACGTCCTTTCGAAATGTGAGACAAGAAGAGATCAGTCTGATGATGGAGAAGATCCAGAaatcaagttctttgcaaGTGAATGTAAGCGAGCTCTTGGGGAGTTTAACTAACGATGTGATATCTAGAATTGCTTTGGGACGGAAATATAGCGGTGAAACAGATTCTAAAGAGTTAATGAAAAGGCTCATGATGCTAATGGGCGAGTTTAGTGTGGGGACTTATGTACCATGGCTTGGATGGATTGATTGGATCTCTGGTTTGGATGGACAGCTAAATAAGACAGGCAATGATCTTGATGAATTCTTGGAGAAAGTTGTTCAAGATCATGTAGATGGTGACGGACAAAGGACTGATTTTGTGGATGTGTTGCTCAGAATtcagagagagaagagcaTCGGATTTGAAATCGACCGGTTATGCATAAAGGCTATCGTCTTG GATGTTTTAGTTGCTGGTACGGATTCATCGTACGCACTTATGGATTGGGCAATGACAGAGCTTCTACGTCACCCAGAGTGTCTGCGCACACTCCAGGAAGAAGTTCGTACGATTTGTAAGGGTAATTTGAGTGTATCAGAAGAAGACATTCAAAACATGAGCTACTTAAAAGCTGTAATCAAAGAGACAACGAGGCTACATCCTCCACTTCCATTGTTGGCTCCTCACGAATCAATACAAGATGTTATATTAGGAGATTACCACATACCAGCCGGTACACAGGTAATGATCAATGCTTGGGCAATCGGGAGAGAGGCTGCGACGTGGGGGCCAGACGCAGAGAAGTTTAGACCGGAGAGACATTTAGATTCGTCTGTTGATTTCCGAGGTCACAATTTTGAGCTGGTTCCATTTGGAGCAGGGAGAAGGATTTGTCCAGCAATATCATTCGCAGTGGTCTTGATTGAGGTGGCTTTGGCTAACTTTGTGCATCGGTATGATTGGAAATTACCGGAGGATTctaaagaaaatcaaaccaatGTCGCTGAATCAACCGGTATGGTGATTCACCGTTTATTCCCTCTTTACGCCATTGCATCATCTACTACTTGA